The nucleotide sequence taaagatttTAACTCTGgatattcttgtttcatttcttcgaTCATAGGTTCACTGGCTGCTCTTATGTCGGGAACACACTGTGCGTCCGTCCAATCGTCATTACATGCAAGAATGGAAGAAGATGTTGCTGATAAGTTTTCGAATCGTTTAATAAGTTGCTGACATTTATTCAGTATTTCTTCacatttgtctttgttttgacttgtaaGAAGATCTTTAGCTGTTGTCAAGGTCTTGAAATTACTATCTAACTCCCCGAGTTTTTGAACTGAGAATTCATCCTCAATTTCTTGACAATTTGCCTGAAATTTTTTCAATTCCTGGTCATATTTTACATCGgtaattgtcatattttcttcatgtttcATGATCAATCggttcattttcttttcatgtttaacAGTTATTTTACGTTTTTCACACCTTCTTCTATTTTCTATGTCAGCAACTCCTTTTTCACGTTCATCGTTACATTCGGCAAGTTTAgcctttattttctttgcctGTTCCTCGtattgaattgtcaacaactttgtcTTATTTGTAACATTATCATTCAATTTTACTAGCGCCATTTGTACCTTCTCGGGTAACGCGTATAGTTTAGTCTTGTGCTTGCTTAGTTCAGCGAGGTTCTGATTCAGTAATGTCCTTTCTTTCTGGGATAGGTCAGTGACATCTATGAGATCGTGACCTTTGTGCTTACTGTGAGTGCAGACTAAGCAAACTGGTTCATTTTGGCATGTACCACAGCACAATTTGGCTGGttctttgatatgaaaatggcaCCTGGGATCTTCCGTCATTGCAGCTATTTCCTCCATGGTCAAGTTCTTAGCTGccatattttccaatttcagaGTGCTTGGTTGGTGatcagtaaacattttattactaATATGAACCTTGTAACATTCGTCGCATAAAAAATCACTACATTTAAAACAGTAAGCGGAGCATACCACATCCTTTGAACAGCTCACACACTGCTTCAAATCTTTCTTGTCCAATGATGTACGCAATTCTATGAACTCGAGCATACTCTTCATATGAAAATCAGTCTTAAAGCCGTCCAATCCATCCTCTGGTATACAAAATCGCTGTTTACAAAGTGGACATTCAATTGTCCCATCATGACTGGATTGAATAACTGTTCTCAAGCAATCGTTACAgtatcgatgaagacatggt is from Apostichopus japonicus isolate 1M-3 chromosome 16, ASM3797524v1, whole genome shotgun sequence and encodes:
- the LOC139982247 gene encoding uncharacterized protein is translated as MATWNPFIEDLTENFFMCSVCLDQFNEPKQLPCLHRYCNDCLRTVIQSSHDGTIECPLCKQRFCIPEDGLDGFKTDFHMKSMLEFIELRTSLDKKDLKQCVSCSKDVVCSAYCFKCSDFLCDECYKVHISNKMFTDHQPSTLKLENMAAKNLTMEEIAAMTEDPRCHFHIKEPAKLCCGTCQNEPVCLVCTHSKHKGHDLIDVTDLSQKERTLLNQNLAELSKHKTKLYALPEKVQMALVKLNDNVTNKTKLLTIQYEEQAKKIKAKLAECNDEREKGVADIENRRRCEKRKITVKHEKKMNRLIMKHEENMTITDVKYDQELKKFQANCQEIEDEFSVQKLGELDSNFKTLTTAKDLLTSQNKDKCEEILNKCQQLIKRFENLSATSSSILACNDDWTDAQCVPDIRAASEPMIEEMKQEYPELKSLSDFVISDVTKVISDKVVITESAEFVAICYDITDMTSRSDHGNIVMTGKVSKRESHITVINMKGVILNQNVLNRNKRFRLGPGRYCCTLPGFDVITVCIPDEIGIYNISDSSYQTKNISDMVKTWPEGRYVLSVTTNPAKNEIIVGTNSREVYVFNYQLNYSHTILLPDEIKGLFDITVHKSNLLICDYVGRSSYEVTMLASGSKVVYEFTKPSKADITPINVCIGMGGFIYIVWRDSGLNTVLTQYSGDGRHLLSSMPVDYMARCVTTSVLDGEEKLVVATLAGKMYKHGLVPTKGFI